The following proteins come from a genomic window of Nicotiana tomentosiformis chromosome 12, ASM39032v3, whole genome shotgun sequence:
- the LOC104094883 gene encoding alpha carbonic anhydrase 4-like translates to MAKPSFVPVVFAFLFLSSQTFCTAHDDNEVDDESKFTYLLGTNEGPENWGNLKPEWKLCTTGKFQSPVNIRNKTVTVTTALQHLKPKYKIAPAIIINRGHDIKLQWEGDAGYINIDGTEYKLQQCHWHTPSEHKLNNKCFAMEAHMVHQSGDGKIAVVAIPFKIGSPNPFFEELMHHIETVDDKGLKLGLIHPQQLGVGDEPFYRYIGSLTVPPCTEGITWNVLHKARTVSMEQLMAYRSAVHDGFEANARPVQSLHKRPVYLAI, encoded by the exons ATGGCTAAGCCAAGTTTCGTCCCAGTTGTGTTTGCATTTCTGTTTCTTTCATCACAGACCTTTTGCACTGCTCATGATGATAATGAAGTTG ATGATGAGTCAAAATTCACTTACCTGTTGGGAACTAACGAAGGACCAGAGAATTGGGGTAACCTTAAACCAGAATGGAAACTATGTACTACTGGCAAATTTCAGTCTCCGGTTAATATCCGTAACAAAACTGTGACGGTTACCACTGCTCTCCAACATTTGAAACCAAAATATAAAATCGCACCTGCTATTATTATTAACAGAGGTCATGATATCAAG TTGCAGTGGGAAGGAGATGCAGGGTATATCAATATTGATGGTACTGAGTATAAATTACAGCAATGTCACTGGCATACTCCTTCTGAGCACAAACTTAATAACAAATG CTTTGCAATGGAGGCCCACATGGTTCATCAGAGTGGTGATGGGAAAATAGCTGTGGTTGCAATACCTTTCAAAATTGGAAGCCCTAACCCTTTCTTTGAGGAG TTAATGCATCACATTGAGACAGTTGATGATAAGGGTCTGAAGTTGGGACTGATACATCCTCAACAACTTGGGGTCGGCGATGAACCTTTCTATCGATATATTGGTTCACTCACAGTTCCTCCTTGCACTGAGGGTATCACTTGGAATGTACtccacaag GCGAGGACTGTTTCTATGGAACAATTGATGGCATATAGAAGTGCTGTTCATGAT GGATTTGAGGCAAATGCAAGACCAGTTCAGAGCTTACATAAAAGACCAGTGTATCTAGCTATATAA
- the LOC138903193 gene encoding uncharacterized protein, protein MVKTSKSIPQKEIPSSSKPSENVSPAATEEPTPEPPLKSFVTSRSRTPLGLWKDVKMRPPSADDDIYTDPPAPKQDKEKKRKKAPISPAPKKKTPRKQLACKPKNVSARGLSPDSLQRLGDESKEEEDSELVARVRSGSEMPQSMEAVEEDVAKVSEPGRIETDFPRASKVEKETVIGTSRSEYNVPKEAFGVIDLSRSPLFTNSMINEAQALKGNLGEGAQAAADSFHNFFDGLNSTTSEDVTGLGDLPDQARMNEVEAPYLFNEAQQVLNQASVLHHEDFLRYREEFKRHEAVTRELIEKKDAYKLLSEKLQAELEAARKEHSGLVE, encoded by the exons ATGGTAAAGACTTCAAAATCTATTCCTCAAAAAGAAATCCCTTCTTCCTCGAAACCATCGGAAAATGTTTCACCTGCTGCAACTGAGGAACCTACACCGGAACCCCCTCTAAAGTCATTTGTCACTTCAAGATCGAGAACACCCCTTG GTCTATGGAAAGACGTCAAAATGAGGCCTCCATCAGCCGATGACGACATATACACTGATCCCCCTGCTCCGAAGCaggataaagaaaagaaaaggaaaaaggctCCAATTTCCCCGGCCCCTAAGAAGAAAACACCGAGGAAGCAGTTGGCGTGCAAACCTAAGAATGTCAGTGCCCGAGGACTCTCACCGGACTCACTCCAACGGTTGGGGGATGagtctaaagaagaagaagattctgAGTTGGTGGCCCGCGTGAGAAGCGGTTCCGAAATGCCTCAATCTATGGAGGCCGTAGAAGAAGATGTGGCTAAAGTTTCTGAGCCAGGGAGGATCGAGACCGATTTTCCCCGAGCCAGCAAGGTCGAAAAAGAAACTGTGATTGGTACATCTCGGTCAGAATATAATGTGCCTAAGGAGGCGTTCGGGGTGATTGATCTCTCTAGGTCGCCTTTATTTACCAATTCTATGATAAACGAGGCTCAGGCGTTGAAAGGTAACCTCGGCGAAGGGGCCCAAGCAGCAGCCGATTCTTTCCACAATTTCTTCGATGGCCTGAACTCTACTACTTCGGAGGATGTCACCGGATTAGGTGACTTACCG GATCAAGCTAGAATGAACGAGGTGGAAGCGCCCTACTtgttcaacgaagctcaacaggtGCTGAATCAG gcctcggtgcttcatcacgaggacTTTCTCCGATATCGGGAGGAATTCAAGCGTCACGAGGCCGTGACTCGGGAACTTATTGAGAAGAAGGATGCTTACAAGCTCCTTAGTGAGAAACTCCAGGCCGAGTTAGAAGCGGCTCGAAAAGAGCATTCTGGTCTGGTCGAGTAG